Genomic segment of Longimicrobiales bacterium:
GCCGCCCGCGGCGTGTGTGCCGCTGCGAGCGGCGAGCCCGTGCATGCGGCCGAACTGCTGGATGACGCTGCCGCGCTGTACGACGCGGCAGGTCACGCGTGGGAGGCGGCGGCGGCGCGGCGCACGCTGGTGCGAGAGGCCGCGGCGGGTAACGTCACGCTGACGCGGCGCGAACTCGAGGTGCTGCGGCTCGTTGCAAGCGGATTGAGCGAGCGCGAAGTCGCCGACCGGCTGTTCATCAGCCCGCACACCGCGCACAGGCACCTTTCCAACATCCGGCTCAAGCTGGGCGCCGCCACCCAGGCCGCTGCCGTCGCGCACGCTCTGCGCATGGGCCTGCTCTGAGCCTGCGCGGCGCTGATCGCCGATAGGGCCGCTGTCCGCCGCGCGCGTGGTCGCCCTGACGCTCGCCATCATCCATTGCCCGATAGCAACGGGAAGATGCAATTCCATAGCGACAACGACTCCGTCGACATCAACCTGCTGGCGCCGTCCCGCGCCCGCGTCGGCGAGCGTGTGCCGATCACCATCGTGCTCCGCAACGGGCAGCCGCGAACGATCGGACTGGCGTCCGTCGGCCCCGACATCGCCTTCGACATCATCGTATCGCGTAATGAGGTGGTGGTGTGGCAGCGTCTCCACGGGCAGACGATTGCGCTGGCGCTGCAGGTGAGGATGCTGCAGCCGGGTGAATCGCTGGAACTGCGTGACGCGTGGCACGCGCACGTCGATGCGGGCCACTACGATGTAGTGGGGCGGATAATCACCGATGCCGAGCCGCTGGAAACGCCGCCGGTCAGAGTGGAGATCATCGCGGGTTGACATGGTGATCGACGGATCGGCAGCACACGGCGTGACGCCGCGATCACGGCGCCGACCGTATCGGCTGCCGGGATCGCGGCGTCGAAGAGAGCCTTCAGGTGCGGTGGATGGTCAGCGCACCCGGAACTCGCCGAACTCCATGTGGATGTTCTCCATTGCACTCATGACGAAACTGCTCGCGCTCCCGCCCCAGAGGATGCCGACGAGTCTGACGGGATTCCTGCCACCGATCTGCTCGAACGCGGGCGAGCCACTGTCGCCGCCCGCGACGTACGCCTGCACCCTGTCCTGACACAGCATCACGATCGGTGGAGATGCGCCGGCCACACCGACGTTGATGCACGTGCCGATGACTGGACCGCGCGTCCAGCCGGACGTCCTGCCGACCTTGTTGATAATGTCGCCCATCATCGGGAATGGGCGTTCGCCGGTAATGGTGAACCTCTCTTCCTCGAGGATCTCGAGCGTCGCAGGGGCGGTCGTGCCGAAGTCGAGGGTCTGATAGATCATCGCCAGCCGCGCTGTGAAATCCGGCAGGTACTGCGCGAGCGCCGCGTCACTCCACCGGCAGCGGTAGCCTGCGAACTGGCACGTAAAGAAAGGCGGATCCTCGACCTCGACCGCCACGATGCGGGTGCCCAGAGACAACGGTCCCTGACGGAACAGTGTGCCCGTGACCGCGCCCCGAACCTCTGTACAATGCGAATTGGTGAAGAAGAAATGCTGGCTCTCGGCCGGATTGGTGAACCGAACGTTGAAGCCGAGCGTACAGATGTTCGCCGTGGATGGTGGCGTGAAGCGCCAGATCTGCAGTCCGCCGGCGATCGGATCATTCGTGTCTCTGAGTGTGGCCAGCGGTTCGATCGGCTCGGTGGTCTCGATGGTCACGGCATCGAGCGGCACATCGAGCCTGTCGAGCACGGCCTGAATCTGGTCGGCGCCGGTGCCGTCCAGGACGCCGATCCGCAGCCGGTTCTGGCTCTCATCGATGTCGGTAAACACCACACCAGGCTCGGCGAGCACGGGGTCCATGCGGTCGCGAAGGACCGTGAGCTCGGCGTAGTCGCGAGCTGCGGGCAGGACGGTAATGTTCGCCGCCGACGGCACATCGCGGTCCTGCGCCCGAAGACTCGCACTCACGCGCGTCAGGATACGGCTCTGCGCCTGTGATGACGCGCCCGCCGCGGTCACGTAGATGTTGAGCCGGCCGGTGGCATCGTAGAACATGCCGCCAAAGCCGGGCGCATCGCGGGCGATCGCTGCGTATTCGGCATCGACGCCGGCCAGGCCCTGCTGCCCGGGCGCACCTGCGCGGCTGAACGAAGGTGCGACCGTCAGGCCCGGGTCCGGGGTCGGGTCCGTGGGCTGCTCGGTGCATGATGCAGTGAGCAGCGCTGCGAGCGTGACCGCCGCTCCGCCACGCGCAAAGGCGAAACGGAAGGTGTGACGTTCCTGACCACCGGCGAGATGTGATTTCATGAGGACCTCCGGAAGTGAACGGCAAGGCACACGCTGGACAGCATGGTGCCTTCGAGCGCACACGGCGTCGTGCAGGTAGGAAAACGCCGCGGCGTCGCGGGGGGCAGGTCAGTTGCTGATCTCCGCTACGTTCAAGTGCGCCGGGACGATGGAGCGGCGACTGAACTTCGTGGAGGTTGGCGATCAGGGCGGCGCATACTGAAGGTCGCCGCAGCGTGAGGGTCGGCCAATCGCTGATTCACACCATACTATTCCGCACCGACGAGCGCCAGTAGCTGCTGATCGTGCAGAATGACCCGCTGCATCCTGACGCCGTGCAGCCGCCGGAGCCAGCAATGCATGATCTGTCGGGATGCAAGCGCCCGGTGCCGCCAGCTACCCGCCCTCTGGCTTCAGCGCCGCCACTCTCCTGCGCGTCTCCTCCACCAGCGGCCGCAACCGCGGTTCCGCATCCTCCCAGTCTTCGAGAAAGTACGCGTAGGCGCTCAGCGCCTCCTCGACACGACCCAGCTCCTCGTAGATGCGGCCCAGGCGCTGCTGGGCGAGCGGCTCACGGCTGAACGGGGTGAACCACTGGTTCCAGCCATAGCTCGAGAAAACCCTCTCCGCGTCGCGAAGGCGACCCGCCTCCAGGTAAGCGTCGCCCAGCCACCACTGCACGAGCCTCCTGCCGGGGTGATGGCGCTCGAACACGGAGATCGCGGACTCGACGTCTCCTCTGCGCCAGGCGCCGTACGCCGCCAGAACCTCCCGCTCGGCGTCAGCCGACTCTCTCCGCGCCAGCTCCCGGATCGCCGCCTCGAAGTCGTTCCAGCGCGCCTCGTCCGCGGCGAAGGCGCCGGCGACGAAGACGCTTTCCGAGCTCGACGTGGAGTCGATCTTCGCAGCGCCGAACTCGCGTGTCAGCGTCTGGTGCGGAATCGGGATGCCGAGGGCATGCAGGTGGTAGAGGAGCCCGCGCGAAGTCGACTCCGCCGGCCCCAGCGCCAGGTTGTCGCCGCTTGCGAATTCGAGACCCCGCTCCGGTCGCCCGCGCCACAGGGCGTAGCCGATGAGCTGTCTGCGATTGGCGGTCCCGAGCATCGTGCCGAACACGCTCTCCGTACTACCCGCCTCCGGGTGGCGAGTGAGCGCGCCGTTCACTACCTCGAACGACTCCCAGCTGCGCGGATTCCACGCGAACTGGGTGGTGCCGTGCAGGAAATCGACCGGCAGGGTGTCGAGCGCGCGCTCCGCGGCGGCTCGTGCCCCCGGCGCTCCGAACATCAGATCGAACATGAAGGGCCCGATGCGCGGATCGCCATCCAGGGTGAAGCCGCCCTGGACTTCGCCGACGAGCTCGCGGAATTCCTCGACCAGCCGCTCTGTGCCCGCCGTATCGGCGCTCTCGCCGAATCGGAGATGGACTACGTGCAGGTAGTTGGCCGCGCGCTGGGGGTCGAGCTCGAGCGCCCGCTCAAACGGCGTGCGAATCTCGTCCAGCCCCGGAAAACCGGCCGATGTATGGATCAGCGACTCGCCGAGCGCGCTCCAAAGGATCGCATCGTCCGGATACCGTCTGACGGCGTTCCTCAGAATGTCGTGGCGCTCGACGCCCGACGCCTGCGCGGCTCTAACTCGGATCCCGGACCGTTCCGAAAGCCGGTCGACATGCTGCGTGGCGGCGGCCATGTGCTCTGCCTGTGCAGGAGGCGAGTACGTGGCGCCCCACGACGCGACCTCCACGAGCCGCAGATGCGCGAGGGCGAACGCGCTGTCGATCGCGATCGCTTGCTCGTACGCCCCCCGCGCGTCGAGCAGCTCGTAGCCACGGAAGGCGACCTCACCCTCGAGGAACGCGAGCAGCGCTTCGGGCGAGTCGGTGAGTCGCTCGAGCGTGAAATCGGGGATGCGCCCCAGGTTCTCGAGCACGGCTCGCGCAGCCTCGGCAGCTGCACGATCGGCGAGCACCATCACGTCACTGGATTCTCCCTCGACTCGTGCACCGTCGACACGTGCGCCGCTGACGGCGTCGTGCAGCGCGAGATCGATCCGCACCGTCGGCCCGCTCGCCACGGCCGAGCCGACCAGCGCGAATCGGCCGCCAACCTCCCGCGCTACGCCCAGCGATGTCTCCAGATCAGCCTCGCCGCCTCCCACCCGCTCGTCCCAGCGGGCGAGGACCGTGCGACCATTGATCGCGCGGATGCCGGCCACCCCGTCGAGCATGGGCGACAGTAGCGCGACCATGCCTTCGCCCCAGATGTCGACGTCCAGACCGTGGACCGTGAAGGGAAGCACCGCTACTGCAGGCTCCGCCTCCGCAGCAGTGTCCCCGCCGCCGGGACCCGCAGCGGTTCCTCCCGCGCCGCGGTCGGTACCCACCCACCAGCCCATCGCAAACAGCAGGACCATGCCGGCCAGCGCCAGCAACCCGGACCGCCAGCGACGCAATCGCGGCTCGGAGAAGATCTGGTCGATCTCCTGCGGGCTGGCGGGCGTCGTTCGGCGCACACCCTCCGGTGTCGATTCGAACGCCCAGGCGAGCACGATGGCGATCGGCAGGCCCAGCATCGCGCACACGACGAAGAACGTCATGGTCCAGGCGGGAAGGCCGAGCGGCTCGTAGACGAGGTCCGCGACCTGGAGGACCACGAACCCGACCACGGCGTACGCGGCTATCACCCGGAATACCCGCCGACGCTTCATCTCGGCGATGAAGGACGCGAGTGGGTTCGGTCGTTGGGTCATGACCTAACCTAGCCCGAATGAAATCGACGTGCCACCGATGAATCGTTACCAGGGCGGGCAGAATGGATGCGGGTTTTCGACGCGAGCGCGCTGGTAAAGGAGTAGGTTCGCGAGACGGGCAGCGCACGAGCACGGCGACTGCTCAGAAGCCGGGAGGTGGGCGCTGCTGAACGATCCGATTCGTACGGAGATCCGCGGCACGGTCCCCGACCTGAGCATGGTCCGGCGGATCAGCCTTCCAGCGTGATGCATTCGCCCTCGCGTGCAAGCTGTACGTCCAGTCCCGGCGCAGCGGCGCAGCGCCCCTCCTCGAGCAGTCGCCGCAACGCCGCGTCCGTACGGAGCGGGTCATGATGGAACAGAAGCAGCCGGCGCACGCCCGCCTCAGAGGCCAACCGTGAGGCTTGCGCCGGCGTGGCGTGACCCCATCCGTGACGGCGTGGATACTCCGCCTCCGTATACATGGCGTCATGGATGAGCAGGTCTGCGTCGGCGGACAATCGGACCAGCTGCTCTCTGGCGGTAGTGTCGATGTCCGGCTCACTGTCCGGCGCGTAGACCGCGCTTCGCGCTCCGCACTGCACGCGGTAGGCGAACGTGCGCGAGGGGTGTGCCACCCGCACTGCGCTGACATCGCAGCCCGCGACTTCGAACGTGCCTTCAGATACCGGATGGAGCGACACGGCGGCCGCGAACGCCCGTATGGGCAGCGGGAAGTAGACCGGTGCCAATGTGCCGCCGAGCACGTCCTGCAGCCGCACGCCCGGCGGGCATGGCGCATGAATCCGGACAGTGGCGCCGGCGTCATGGAGCGCAGCCAGCCAGGGCAGTCCGATGATGTGATCCCAGTGGAAGTGCGTCAGCAGCAGGTCCACGTCGGCGGCACCAGCCGCAGGGTCGAACACCACGTTACGCATGCCGCTGCCGGCGTCCAGGAGCAGGCGTGCGGCGCCGGTGCGAAATTCCATGCAGCTGGTGTTGCCGCCGGCATCTTCGAACGCGCTGCCGGGGGCGGGTATCGAGCCGCGGGCGCCATGGATTAAGACTGCGAAGCTCGACACGTTCAGTGTCCCTTCCTCGCCTCATCCTCCAGCGCGAACACCTCACTGGTGCCGAATCCCTTCACCTCCAGCGGCCCCAGCGAGCGTACGATGAACTCGTCGCCGATGAGCTCGGCCAGCTCCGCGCTGATCAGGATCTGCATCGGCTCGCACAGCGCCTCCAGCCGTGCAGCGTAATTTACTGCGGGTCCGAAGATGTCATACACGTACTTCTGCACGCCGACGATGGACCCGATAACCGGGCCATGGCCAATGCCTATGCGACAGTCCCACCGGTGCCGTGCCGACGTGTTGCGGCGACGCAGGAACTTGCGCATCCGCAGTGCAGCCCGGGCAATGTTGCGCTCGTGATCCGGATCCGGCTCCGGGACGCCCGCCACCGCGAGGTATCCATCGCCGATGGTCTTGATGCGTTCGCAGCGGGAGTGCTCCATGATGCGGTCGAACGATGTGAACACGTCGTTCAACTCGGCGACCAGCGCGCTGGGATCGCGCGACACGGCCATTTCCGTGAAGTCGACAAAGTCCAGCAGCAGCACGGACGCGGAGCCGAAGCTGCGGGGTGTAGTGGTGCCGAAGTCGCGGAGCTCCGCGGCGACGGAGCGCGGCATCACGTTCAGCAGCAGCCGCTCCACGCGCTCCTTCTCCTGCTCGAGGTCCCGCGCCTGGCGCTCCATCATCCGGGAATACGAGTCGAGCATGTACTCGGCCTCCTTCTGCCGCGTAATGTTCTGCGCCTCCACCACGACCATGTCGATTCCATCCACTATCTCCGGCCGGAAGTCGATCATGAGCGGTGTGCTGCGCGGGCCAACCCGCACGGTCACCTCCAGGCGTGCAGGACGGCCGCGGGCGAGGCGCTGCGCTACGTGTTCCGGCTCGAAGCCCGGCACCCTGCGGAGGAGCGTCGACTCGACGCCCGGCTCCGCGGGGAACCACGTCGCAAATCGCTCGTTCTCGTAGCGCAGCTCCCAGATCGCCGCATCGGCGAGGGCGACTCCTGTACTCAGCTGGTCCGCGATGCAGAAGTCGGCGACTGTGCTCATTTCACGGACTCCCGACAACGTGCTCGCGCATGCTGAGGACGTGAGCGTGCAGCGTGGCAACTTCAGCCGCATCGACGCCGAAGTCCTCGAGCGTCTCGCGGAACAGGTCCGCCAGCGTGTCGAAGTGCTCGGGCCGTATGCCGAGCCGCGTGTGCGCTCGACTGATCTGATCGTTCGTGAACGCTGCCGGGCCGCCCATGACTGCAGACATGAACTTCGTCTGGTGGTCAATGAGCCGCGCCATGTCGATCCGCTCGAAGTACGGCGTCAGATCGGGATGATCCAGCACCCGCTCGTAGAAGTCCGAAACCAGCAGCCGGATCCGCGCGAACCCGCCAAGCCTGTCGAATGTGCTATTCCCGCGCATAATCGCCTCCCTTTCCCGGGTATACGGCAGAATGCGCTCAGGCCGGACAGCCTGCTCCCGGTCCGGACATTCTAGCGGCAGCGCGCGTCGACGTATCACCGGCGCCAGGTGCCCCTATCCGTTCGAATCCATGACCAGGGATCCCGTCCCCAGGCGACCTCCCGGGCAGTGGTTCGAATCCGCTCGGGCGCATTAAACGCAAGGCCACACCTTGATCTGCGGTGTGGCCTTGCTGGCACCTGTTCGTGCAGTCGCACTTCAGGTGGACGTGGGTAGCTGACTTCTGTGACGGCTCACGCAGTCGCCGGTTTCCGCAGCGACCTTCCGAAGATCATGATAAGGATGACGCCCGCAACGAAGCCCCCGATGTGCGCGAGATAGGCCACTCCCCCGGCCTGGCCACCAGCGACGCTGATCTGCCCGAAGATCTGCAGCAGCACCCATAACCCGATGGCGACGAAAGCCGGCACGGTCGTGACCGCCCGCATCATGAGCACGCGCACCGGGCTCTTCGGGAACTTGATCAGGTATGCCCCGAGCACGCCGGCGATGGCTCCCGAAGCGCCGAGGCCGGGGATTATGGAATCAGGCGCGGCGAACACCATGGCGAGGGTCGCTGCAAACCCGCACATCAGATAGAAGAAGAGAAACCGCACGTGGCCGAGGTGGTCCTCGACGTTGTCACCAAAGATCCAGAGGTAGACCATGTTACCGAGGAAATGCATCCACGACGCATGCATGAACATGGAGGTGAGCAGCGTCAGCTGGATCGGTGAAGGTCCGGTGGCGTGGGGCACCGTGACGGTCTGTCCGCCCACTGTGACGGATTGTGAGGAGGTGAGGTCGGTCCCCTGCGTGATCTCCAGCGGGACCGTGCTGTAGCCATAGGTAAAGTCCTCACCGGCCGTCAACTGAAAGAGCCAGACCGCGAGATTCGTCGCGATCAGTCCGTAGGTCACCAACGGTGTTATGTGACGTCCGGTGTTGTCGTCGCCGATCGGGATTACCATGAGCACCCCAGTGGGTAGCGTGTCCTGTCGGGTCGAGCCACTCTTCACGATTCGCGGACCCGAGGTACAACTTCCGCGCCACAAGCTGTGACACTCGATTCGGGTCGCTCAGCGCTGCCTGCGGCGGGCACGTGCGGCGACGTCGATGGCGCGCTCGACCCAGGGCGCGAGCGCTTCGACGTCCTCCAGGATGTCGGCCGGCAGCTCGTAATACTGCATGACACGATTATCGCCGAACGGGCGGAACGGTCCGCTGCCGATACGCTCGAACTCGGCGCGATTCGTGTCGTCGACCTTGAGGTACAGCGTGTCGTCAGCCATCAGCGCGAAGAACAGCCCGTTCGCGTAGATGCCGACACCGCCGAACATGCTGCGGGACAAGACGGGCACTACGCGGCCGAGCTGTTCCAGGACGAACTCGCGGTACTCGCCGGAGACGGGCATTGCGTCGCATCGGGTGCAGTGAGGGGCGGCGGTTGCACGCCCGGTTCATGTAGCCGCGGCGTCGCACAACTGACGCCAGTGTTTCGGCCAGTGCTATCCTGCCTGCTCCGAAGCCTGCGGCCCCGCCGGCCCCACCGTCAACACTGAACGCGGCTACGCTCCCGCAGGATGCTGCCCCTGCTCGAACGGACCTCCTCCGTACGGCGTCCTCAGTGCGCGCGCTTTCCCGTGTCGTCGGCGGTGCCGCCCCCGGGCCGCCCGGCGTACGCGGCCAGGCGAGCGCGCGTTTCCGGGCGGACGGAAACATCGAGTGCGTTCCAGAGATCAACCCAGATACTGTCGAGCAGCAGCATGTCGGCCGGTGCGAGCTGGCGGGATGTCAGAGCTGTGTGCCAGGCGCGTGCGCGGTCGGCTGCGGCGGTGACTGCGATGTCGAACGAGCGCCGTTCGAGAGGATCGGGTGAGGCGAGCACGTCGAGGAGCTGCATGTAATACGACTCGCCGACGGTGAGCAGCGAGGCAGCCTGGGCGGCTGTGGCGGTGGCGCTCGGAGGTGGGAGGAGACCGAGCTGCGCGAACGGCAGGGTCCAGTTGTTCTGCGCGAATGTGCCGTCGGGGTTGTCCAGCCATATCCAGGCGTGGAACATCGCGAGGCGCGGCTCCGCGGCGTCGCCGTCGTGTGTGGCGGCATGCACGAGCAGGAGGCTCTCATCGTCGACGGCATCGGAGTGCTCGTGCCACACGTGGTCACCGCCGGGCGCGGTCGGTGGCGAGTCGCCTGGCCTGAGGGGTACGGCGTAGGCGACGCCGACGAGTGTCGGCACACCGGCGTGGTCGGCATAGCAGAGCACGGAGGGCGTGCGTGCGTCCAACCGGCCGTTCACGATGAGTCCGGGATGGATCCAGTGCTCCCCCATGCCCGGAAAGGCGGGTCCGAGCCGGCGGTAGCCGTCGGCTATGGCGACGCGGCGGTCGCGATACCGCTCAGTGCCGCCGCGGGCCTCGGCGAGGAATCGGATGGCGTCAGCGCTCGCAGCTCCGCTATCGGCGACAGCCCGGTCGAGCGCATGGGTCGCGTCATGCGCGTCGTGGGTGGAGCTGACGCCGGGCATCCGGCGGACCGTGTCCGTGGGCGCCGCGGGGCGCCGTCCGGGCAATGCCGGCGGCGCGCTCTGGCCGACGTCGCGCAGGATCCGCTCCATGGCATCGGGCGGGGCACCGTACGGGAAGCGGCTGATGTGTCGCAGGTAGGAGCCGGGTCGGCGGCGGCGGTAATCGTCGTACTCGGAGCCGGACAGGATCGGCATGTGGCCCTGCACACGAACGCGTCGGATGTCACGGAACGGTGCGACGATGACGGTGTCTGCGAGCAGTACGACGGCGCTGTCGCGCACCTCGAGCAGCTCACCCGACACGGTCGCCGGCGGCGCAGTGGGACCGCCGCGGAGTTGCACTTCGACAAGCCGTCCCGTCGGTGCCGCGATGACCGGCAGGTCGTGCGACCGGGGTCCGTGACTGAGCGTGCAGCCCGCGGCAGCAGACGCGAGGACGAAGACGGGGATCATGCGTCGCACGGATCACCTCACCGGGATGCGGGTCTCGTAGAACCTGCGCTCGAACTCCGGCTTCACTTCGTCCCAGCGCCGGAGCGCCGCGAGCAGCGTCGGGTCGCCGGGGCGGAACGGTTCCGGCTGCTGCGCGAAGCGCACCCAGTCCGGCCGGATCCACTCGGTATAGAACCCCTGCGAGGACAGCAGGAACGTGCGTGTGCCGTCGCCGCGATCAGCGCCGGCATGAAAGCGTGCGGTGAAGCGATGCCCGGGTCCTGTTTCGACGTAGAGCTCATCCGGCTCGGCCATGCGCAGCAGCGCATCGGGTATCGACATCTCATCGGCGCCGATCACGTCCATCAGCCGAATGCTGCGCGGCTCCGCCCGACGCGCATCGAGCGCGACGCGCACCTGATCGATGCGCCACTCATCCATCACGAACGACAGCCGAATGCGCATGCTGTCACCGGTCGCGGGGACGGGTACGAGCACGGCCATGTCCGTCCATGCGATCGGACCGGTATCCGCCACGCGCGTGACAGCGCGGTACGCTCCGCCATCCTCGACGGCCACCCACATGCCGAACCGGCTCGCGTACCAGCTACCGAGCTCCACGGCCGGACCGATGCGCTGGAGGTCGGTGCCCAGCCAGTCGAGCGCCTTCGCGCCGGCGGAACCGAGCATCATGTCGTAGAACAGAACCGTGTTCAGCAGGCTGTTCCGCATGCGCAGCACCACGGCCACACTGTCCCGACCGGCCGGTCGCGGAACCGCGATATCGATGTGGTCGTGCATGTCGTCGAGACTCGCGCTGGCCAGTACCTGTCGCTGCGTTGCGAAGCTCATCGAGTCACGCATAGCCAGCTCGGCACTGACATCGCGGCCCGTGCGGTCCCGCGCCCGGGCCGCCGCATATCCGTCGACGACGAGCGGACGTCCGCGTTCGTCCGGCAGCACCGACTCACCGGCCGCGTGGCGCACCTCGAGCAGCTCCAAATGGTTGATCTGGTGCGTCTCGAGAGCCTCGTTCCGGATCTCCAGGTCCACGTAGCCCTGCGCGTCGACGCGCGCCCCGAGCAGATCCACGTCGCGTGCCTCGAGGAGGGGCGCAACACTGTATGAGAACAGCTCCGCCTCCAGCACCTCACCGGACTCCGCCATTGTGTAGACCGTCGGGCACGAGCCGAAGCACTTCGGGTCGGCTATGCACGCAATCGCGACTATCCCGGCTACCGCCACGACGGCAATGCCTGCACTCGCCGCCAGCGACACGAGCGCCGACTGTGCCGTATTGGTCCGCAGTGAAAACGACTCGAGGCCAACCACGCGGTCCATTGCGAGTGCCGCGGCGTGCGCCGTCGAATCCCGCCTGAGCGCATCGTACCACATGCCCGATCCGTGGATCGAGTCGCGGCCGACAGTGGCGCCCGTCGGGTAGATCACGACACTGCCATCCTTCAGGTGCGCCTTCACCGGAGACGCGATCGACGCCGGCCCGCCGAGCGCGATCTCTTCCTGCCGCAGTGCGCTGAATCGATGGATGCAGCCTGCGACGGTGCAGCATGCGAGCAGCAGCAGCAACGGTCTACGGAGTCCCTCGGCCATGCGCGTC
This window contains:
- a CDS encoding BsuPI-related putative proteinase inhibitor; translated protein: MQFHSDNDSVDINLLAPSRARVGERVPITIVLRNGQPRTIGLASVGPDIAFDIIVSRNEVVVWQRLHGQTIALALQVRMLQPGESLELRDAWHAHVDAGHYDVVGRIITDAEPLETPPVRVEIIAG
- a CDS encoding TfoX/Sxy family protein encodes the protein MPVSGEYREFVLEQLGRVVPVLSRSMFGGVGIYANGLFFALMADDTLYLKVDDTNRAEFERIGSGPFRPFGDNRVMQYYELPADILEDVEALAPWVERAIDVAARARRRQR
- a CDS encoding MBL fold metallo-hydrolase — encoded protein: MSSFAVLIHGARGSIPAPGSAFEDAGGNTSCMEFRTGAARLLLDAGSGMRNVVFDPAAGAADVDLLLTHFHWDHIIGLPWLAALHDAGATVRIHAPCPPGVRLQDVLGGTLAPVYFPLPIRAFAAAVSLHPVSEGTFEVAGCDVSAVRVAHPSRTFAYRVQCGARSAVYAPDSEPDIDTTAREQLVRLSADADLLIHDAMYTEAEYPRRHGWGHATPAQASRLASEAGVRRLLLFHHDPLRTDAALRRLLEEGRCAAAPGLDVQLAREGECITLEG
- a CDS encoding group 1 truncated hemoglobin translates to MRGNSTFDRLGGFARIRLLVSDFYERVLDHPDLTPYFERIDMARLIDHQTKFMSAVMGGPAAFTNDQISRAHTRLGIRPEHFDTLADLFRETLEDFGVDAAEVATLHAHVLSMREHVVGSP
- a CDS encoding adenylate/guanylate cyclase domain-containing protein; translation: MSTVADFCIADQLSTGVALADAAIWELRYENERFATWFPAEPGVESTLLRRVPGFEPEHVAQRLARGRPARLEVTVRVGPRSTPLMIDFRPEIVDGIDMVVVEAQNITRQKEAEYMLDSYSRMMERQARDLEQEKERVERLLLNVMPRSVAAELRDFGTTTPRSFGSASVLLLDFVDFTEMAVSRDPSALVAELNDVFTSFDRIMEHSRCERIKTIGDGYLAVAGVPEPDPDHERNIARAALRMRKFLRRRNTSARHRWDCRIGIGHGPVIGSIVGVQKYVYDIFGPAVNYAARLEALCEPMQILISAELAELIGDEFIVRSLGPLEVKGFGTSEVFALEDEARKGH
- a CDS encoding rhomboid family intramembrane serine protease gives rise to the protein MVIPIGDDNTGRHITPLVTYGLIATNLAVWLFQLTAGEDFTYGYSTVPLEITQGTDLTSSQSVTVGGQTVTVPHATGPSPIQLTLLTSMFMHASWMHFLGNMVYLWIFGDNVEDHLGHVRFLFFYLMCGFAATLAMVFAAPDSIIPGLGASGAIAGVLGAYLIKFPKSPVRVLMMRAVTTVPAFVAIGLWVLLQIFGQISVAGGQAGGVAYLAHIGGFVAGVILIMIFGRSLRKPATA